A portion of the Vespula vulgaris chromosome 14, iyVesVulg1.1, whole genome shotgun sequence genome contains these proteins:
- the LOC127068922 gene encoding histone acetyltransferase Tip60-like isoform X1: MIEEHDERETICDSVNSLVEGCRLPVKMHGTDDWPLAEIISVKEVHGVKCYYVHYVDFNKRLDEWVTEDCLDTRKVQYPRRDGTAPGTGAATPKKQVQSRPPSPSSVSSEPLNGTAVLQAALQKKMSRKRKSTFLENEDSQDGPPQTTGPRPTGSLVAHHHDDVVTRMKNVELIELGRHRIKPWYFSPYPQEMVNLPCIYICEFCLKYRKSRKCLERHLAKCNLCHPPGNEIYRKGSISFFEIDGRKNKNYAQNLCLLAKLFLDHKTLYYDTDPFLFYVMTDFDSRGFHIVGYFSKEKESTEDHNVACILTLPPYQRKGYGKLLIEFSYELSKFEGKTGSPEKPLSDLGLLSYRSYWAHTILDILLNIKPVVENEKPQITISEICELTSIKKEDVISTLQNLNLINYYKGQYIVTLNREIIEQHSASMEKRQVKIDPKCLHWTPKDWSVRAKW; encoded by the exons ATGATCGAGGAACATGACGAACGTGAAACGATATGCGACTCCGTG AATTCACTTGTGGAAGGCTGTCGTTTGCCAGTCAAAATGCATGGAACGGACGATTGGC ccCTAGCTGAAATCATCAGTGTTAAGGAAGTACACGGTGTCAAGTGTTATTATGTGCATTACGTTGATT TTAATAAACGATTAGATGAGTGGGTAACGGAAGATTGTTTGGACACTAGAAAAGTTCAGTATCCTCGACGAGATGGTACAGCTCCTGGAACAGGAGCAGCTACTCCGAAAAAACAAGTACAAAGTAGACCCCCTAGTCCTAGTAGTGTCAGTAGTGAGCCATTAAATGGCACTGCCGTTCTACAAGCAGCattgcaaaagaaaatgtctagaaagagaaagtcaACATTTTTAGAAAACGAGGATTCTCAAGACGGTCCTCCACAAACTACAGGTCCAAGACCTACTGGTTCGTTGGTTGCTCATCATCACGATGATGTTGTCAcacgaatgaaaaatgtagAACTGATAGAATTAGGTCGTCATAGGATAAAGCCTTGGTATTTCAGTCCATATCCACAAGAGATGGTGAATCttccgtgtatatatatctgtgaGTTCTgtttgaaatatagaaaaagtagaaagtgTTTGGAGAGGCATTTGGCAAAATGTAATTTATGTCATCCGCCAGGAAATGAGATATATCGAAAGGGCTCTATTTCGTTTTTTGAAATCGATGGTAGGAAGAACAAAAACTATGCGCAGAACTTATGTTTATTAGCAAAGTTATTTCTCGATCATAAGACATTGTATTACGACACtgatccttttctattttacgttATGACTGACTTTGATAGCAGAGGTTTTCATATAGTTGGATATTTTTCCAAAGAAAAGGAATCAACAGAGGATCATAATGTTGCTTGTATTCTTACTCTACCACCTTATCAAAGAAAAGGATATGGAAAGTTATTAATAGAATTCTCCTATGAACTCTCGAAATTCGAGGGTAAAACTGGATCTCCAGAAAAGCCATTATCCGATTTAGGCTTGTTATCTTATCGAAGTTATTGGGCGCATACGATATTGGATATATTACTGAACATAAAACCTGTTGTTGAAAATGAGAAACCGCAAATAACGATAAGTGAGATTTGTGAATTGACATCTATCAAAAAGGAAGACGTGATATCGacattacaaaatttaaatctGATTAATTACTACAAAGGACAATATATTGTAACATTAAATAG AGAAATAATTGAACAACATTCAGCATCAATGGAAAAACGCCAAGTCAAGATAGATCCAAAGTGTCTTCATTGGACACCAAAAGACTGGAGTGTTAGAGCTAAATGgtga
- the LOC127068922 gene encoding histone acetyltransferase Tip60-like isoform X2 codes for MERTIGVTLAEIISVKEVHGVKCYYVHYVDFNKRLDEWVTEDCLDTRKVQYPRRDGTAPGTGAATPKKQVQSRPPSPSSVSSEPLNGTAVLQAALQKKMSRKRKSTFLENEDSQDGPPQTTGPRPTGSLVAHHHDDVVTRMKNVELIELGRHRIKPWYFSPYPQEMVNLPCIYICEFCLKYRKSRKCLERHLAKCNLCHPPGNEIYRKGSISFFEIDGRKNKNYAQNLCLLAKLFLDHKTLYYDTDPFLFYVMTDFDSRGFHIVGYFSKEKESTEDHNVACILTLPPYQRKGYGKLLIEFSYELSKFEGKTGSPEKPLSDLGLLSYRSYWAHTILDILLNIKPVVENEKPQITISEICELTSIKKEDVISTLQNLNLINYYKGQYIVTLNREIIEQHSASMEKRQVKIDPKCLHWTPKDWSVRAKW; via the exons ATGGAACGGACGATTGGCGTGA ccCTAGCTGAAATCATCAGTGTTAAGGAAGTACACGGTGTCAAGTGTTATTATGTGCATTACGTTGATT TTAATAAACGATTAGATGAGTGGGTAACGGAAGATTGTTTGGACACTAGAAAAGTTCAGTATCCTCGACGAGATGGTACAGCTCCTGGAACAGGAGCAGCTACTCCGAAAAAACAAGTACAAAGTAGACCCCCTAGTCCTAGTAGTGTCAGTAGTGAGCCATTAAATGGCACTGCCGTTCTACAAGCAGCattgcaaaagaaaatgtctagaaagagaaagtcaACATTTTTAGAAAACGAGGATTCTCAAGACGGTCCTCCACAAACTACAGGTCCAAGACCTACTGGTTCGTTGGTTGCTCATCATCACGATGATGTTGTCAcacgaatgaaaaatgtagAACTGATAGAATTAGGTCGTCATAGGATAAAGCCTTGGTATTTCAGTCCATATCCACAAGAGATGGTGAATCttccgtgtatatatatctgtgaGTTCTgtttgaaatatagaaaaagtagaaagtgTTTGGAGAGGCATTTGGCAAAATGTAATTTATGTCATCCGCCAGGAAATGAGATATATCGAAAGGGCTCTATTTCGTTTTTTGAAATCGATGGTAGGAAGAACAAAAACTATGCGCAGAACTTATGTTTATTAGCAAAGTTATTTCTCGATCATAAGACATTGTATTACGACACtgatccttttctattttacgttATGACTGACTTTGATAGCAGAGGTTTTCATATAGTTGGATATTTTTCCAAAGAAAAGGAATCAACAGAGGATCATAATGTTGCTTGTATTCTTACTCTACCACCTTATCAAAGAAAAGGATATGGAAAGTTATTAATAGAATTCTCCTATGAACTCTCGAAATTCGAGGGTAAAACTGGATCTCCAGAAAAGCCATTATCCGATTTAGGCTTGTTATCTTATCGAAGTTATTGGGCGCATACGATATTGGATATATTACTGAACATAAAACCTGTTGTTGAAAATGAGAAACCGCAAATAACGATAAGTGAGATTTGTGAATTGACATCTATCAAAAAGGAAGACGTGATATCGacattacaaaatttaaatctGATTAATTACTACAAAGGACAATATATTGTAACATTAAATAG AGAAATAATTGAACAACATTCAGCATCAATGGAAAAACGCCAAGTCAAGATAGATCCAAAGTGTCTTCATTGGACACCAAAAGACTGGAGTGTTAGAGCTAAATGgtga